Proteins from one Pagrus major chromosome 1, Pma_NU_1.0 genomic window:
- the LOC141001941 gene encoding ras-related protein Rab-40C-like produces MRGMMGTQSSPVKSYDYLLKFLLVGDSDVGKGEILESLQDGSVESPYAYSSGIDYKTTTILLDGRRVKLELWDTSGQGRFCTIFRSYSRGAQGILLVYDITNGWSFDGIDRWIREIDEHAPGVPRILVGNRLHLAFKRQVPTEQARAYAEKNSMTFFEVSPLCNFNVIESFTELSRIVLMRHGMEKFWRPNRVFSLQDLCCRSIVSCTPVHLIDKLPLPVAIKSHLKSFSMANGMNAVMMHGRSYSLANSTASGGGSGSGGSKANSLKRSKSFRPPQSPPKNSSVSSKGNCKIS; encoded by the exons ATGCGTGGGATGATGGGGACCCAGAGTAGTCCTGTCAAGAGTTACGATTATCTCTTAAAATTTCTTTTGGTGGGAGACAGTGATGTCGGAAAGGGAGAAATCTTGGAAAGTTTGCAGGACGGATCAGTAGAATCTCCATATGCCTACAGCAGTG GGATTGATTACAAGACCACCACAATTCTGCTGGATGGGAGAAGAGTGAAATTAGAATTATG GGACACATCAGGGCAAGGCAGATTCTGCACCATCTTCAGGTCTTACTCTCGTGGAGCACAG GGCATCCTGCTAGTGTATGACATCACGAACGGCTGGTCGTTTGATGGCATCGACCGCTGGATCCGGGAAATCGACGAG CATGCCCCAGGTGTACCCAGGATTCTGGTGGGCAACCGGCTTCACCTGGCTTTCAAGCGGCAGGTGCCCACGGAGCAGGCGAGGGCTTATGCGGAAAAGAACAGCATGACTTTCTTTGAGGTCAGCCCGCTGTGCAACTTCAACGTCATCGAATCCTTCACCGAACTTTCACGCATTGTGCTGATGAGGCATGGGATGGAGAAGTTCTGGAGGCCCAACAGAG TCTTCAGCCTCCAAGATCTGTGCTGCCGATCGATTGTCTCCTGCACACCGGTGCACCTCATCGACAAGCTGCCCCTCCCCGTGGCCATCAAGTCCCACCTCAAGTCTTTCTCTATGGCCAACGGCATGAACGCAGTCATGATGCACGGACGCTCATACTCACTGGCCAACAGCACAGCTTCAGGCGGAGGCAgcggcagcggcggcagcaAGGCCAACAGCCTCAAGCGCTCGAAGTCCTTCAGGCCTCCGCAGAGCCCTCCAAAGAACTCGTCGGTGTCCTCTAAGGGGAACTGTAAGATTTCATAG